The proteins below come from a single Maylandia zebra isolate NMK-2024a linkage group LG23, Mzebra_GT3a, whole genome shotgun sequence genomic window:
- the tjp3 gene encoding tight junction protein ZO-3 isoform X1 — MKLTERLKRLKHLGSVPPEPPPLLVVPKPGMEEITIWEQHTITLNKDSKLGFGFAISGGRDKPQPDGDTSILVSDVLPNGPAMGRLFTKDQIVMVNGEPMDNVHSNYTIQTLKSCGKTANITVKRPRKIQIPATSSTRPTRAASHSNLLDADPPRRQRRHSDGSDNMDSSRYRDDDRYRADDRYRTNDRYTRRSPTPERNGLANAAPLISSGYKRLPLKNVSEKPIRTTLIKKKTTDEYGLKLGSQIFIKHMTETGLAAREGTLQEGDLILKINGMTTENLSLLETKHLVEKSRGKLTMTVLRDDRRFLVSIPEVEDSPQNSDYERRKDSSSELDEISDIDEDVPAHRTRPSAKERRTRRTKAEPPLPKSRDQSPVRSTLSRPPVKAYAPRRAPSESESDHSASPPPPPVRRERDRDSLDQNNKYKSLSGVSTLPNPKSSPVAHNWTAPVSASSTSSRPRRPVSESDSDPEGSPPPRRDGPRLDSRYKVLPDRYAGRVSSPIVVRQDPPRRVNSPVRGPPPDSDSESDGFSEPPQRRSTTYSQDSLSRYRVLPEVSLQPEVEPPKWSTASNPPQKANSDSESEASYAPVPKRESTGSKNSAARNRYRVPTSVPVKQEPPHRAPSPARPPPDDSSESDELSHLRRSGSSERGNSQRSAPRAANGNGTIRSGISVKNNPPIYSKPEEEPLYSLPPDSYPSSIPGYSSDVKTVSFIKESSLGLRLVGGNDVGIFVGGVQPHSPAYEHGMKEGDQIMQVNKVDFGHFTREEAANFLLELRTGERVEISTQHKMDIYKKILKSNLGDNFYIRTHFDHDPDNPIGLGFTRGEVFRVVDTMHRGKIGSWLAIRMGNDLHEMDKGTIPNQIKAEKMANIEKAQRATGERQATGPRAEFWKLRGLRGNKKNEKNMRRSREDLLQLTIQGKFPAYERVLLREANFKRPIVILGPLNDIAMEKLAREMPDDYEVAEMVPRSGSADGGSTVIKLDTVRRIAEKDKHPLLDITPTAVERLNYIQYHPMVLFLDPHNRKDVKTMRQRYSPKSSKSSRRLYSQAIKMRKHCSHLFSARVDLDPSSHSWYESLKNKIRHEQTKPVWVSEVTLESGGEQDLDALDQNQTDYLSAASDLEDTDGEGFTDDAYTDNEELEEAYPGQNTAKVPGGSRVAGAALARSSEPAFEHHSPSIEPEESDDAYGVREIPPIMHVPEPRSPRHANYSPPQSDAEEEDPSHRSFTDSDFSALDVASHAAPSEGPPDFRAPDPTSQYSVDEPSYTEEEPESFQHASLSAIEDRLEQARSGEEEPRDEQKKAPQFIVLAHHHQAVQFRRTQIQGSDSSEDEFDDADDMEWGPATEL; from the exons GATTCCAAACTAGGATTTGGTTTTGCAATATCAGGAGGCAGGGACAAGCCGCAGCCCGATGGGGACACGTCAATTCTGGTGTCAGATGTGCTGCCAAATGGACCAGCCATGGGACGACTGTT CACCAAAGACCAAATTGTCATGGTCAATGGCGAACCTATGGACAACGTCCATTCTAACTACACCATTCAGACCCTGAAGTCTTGCGGCAAGACTGCAAACATA ACAGTGAAACGTCCTCGTAAGATCCAGATCCCAGCAACCTCATCCACCAGACCCACTCGGGCAGCCTCGCACTCAAACTTGCTGGATGCGGACCCTCCGAGACGGCAACGACGCCACTCTGATGGGAGTGACAACATGGACTCCAGCCGCTACCGTGACGATGACCGCTATCGTGCTGATGACCGTTATCGCACCAACGACCGTTACACACGCCGAAGCCCCACGCCCGAACGCAACGGGCTTGCAAACGCGGCGCCGTTGATTTCATCAGGGTACAAGAGGCTGCCGCTCAAAAATGTTTCAGAAAAACCCATCAGAACTActttgattaaaaagaaaaccacagATG AGTATGGACTGAAACTGGGCAGTCAGATCTTTATCAAGCACATGACAGAAACTGGCCTAGCTGCAAGGGAAGGCACCCTGCAGGAGGGCGACCTCATTCTCAAG ATCAATGGCATGACAACAGAGAACCTATCCCTGCTGGAGACCAAGCACCTGGTGGAGAAGAGTAGAGGCAAACTGACCATGACGGTCCTCAGGGATGACCGTAGATTCCTGGTCAGCATCCCAGAGGTGGAGGACAGCCCCCAGAACAGCGATTATGAACGTCGCAAAGACAGCAGCTCAGAGCTGGATG AAATTTCAGACATTGATGAGGACGTTCCAGCCCACAGGACACGTCCAAGCGCCAAGGAGAGGCGGACACGCAG AACAAAAGCTGAACCTCCACTGCCAAAGTCTCGGGATCAATCGCCTGTGCGCTCCACCTTATCCCGGCCACCTGTAAAAGCCTATGCTCCTCGCCGAG CTCCGTCTGAATCTGAGTCCGACCACAGtgcatctcctcctcctcctccagtcaggagagagagggacagGGACAGCCTGGaccaaaacaacaaatacaA ATCTCTGTCAGGAGTCTCCACCCTCCCCAACCCCAAATCCTCTCCTGTTGCTCACAACTGGACTGCACCCGTCTCCGCCTCCTCCACTTCCTCACGCCCTCGCAGGCCGGTGTCGGAGTCCGACTCTGACCCTGAAGGTTCCCCACCCCCACGCAGAGATGGCCCTCGTCTGGACAGTAGATACAA AGTTCTGCCTGATCGTTACGCAGGCCGGGTATCTTCCCCCATCGTTGTTCGCCAAGATCCACCAAGGAGGGTCAACTCACCTGTGAGAGGCCCGCCTCCAG ATTCTGACTCCGAGTCGGATGGCTTCTCTGAGCCTCCTCAGAGGCGTAGCACCACATACAGTCAGGACTCTCTCAGCAGATACAG GGTCCTGCCAGAAGTTTCCCTGCAGCCAGAGGTGGAACCACCAAAATGGAGCACTGCCAGCAATCCACCAcagaaag CGAATTCGGACTCTGAATCAGAGGCCAGTTATGCGCCAGTCCCCAAGAGGGAATCCACCGGCAGTAAAAACTCAGCAGCCAGAAATAGATACAG AGTGCCTACTTCAGtgcctgtaaagcaggagcctCCTCATCGAGCCCCATCGCCCGCTAGACCGCCTCCAGATG attCCTCTGAGTCAGATGAGCTTTCACATCTTAGGAGGTCTGGCAGCTCTGAGCGGGGGAACAGTCAGCGCAG TGCTCCTCGTGCTGCAAATGGAAACGGCACCATCAGGTCTGGGATTTCAGTCAAGAACAACCCGCCCATCTACT CCAAACCTGAAGAAGAGCCCCTCTATTCCCTGCCTCCAGATTCATACCCATCATCTATTCCAGG GTACAGCTCAGATGTGAAGACAGTGTCATTTATAAAGGAGAGCagtttgggtcttagactcGTGGGAGGCAACGACGTTGGGATCTTTGTAGGTGGAGTCCAGCCACACAGCCCTGCGTATGAACACGGGATGAAGGAGGGAGACCAGATCATGCAG gttAATAAAGTTGATTTTGGCCATTTCACACGAGAAGAAGCTGCCAACTTCCTCCTTGAGCTCAGGACAGGAGAACGGGTGGAAATCTCCACGCAGCATAAGATGGACA TTTACAAAAAGATCCTCAAGTCCAACCTGGGAGACAACTTCTACATCCGCACACATTTTGACCATGACCCCGATAACCCCATTGGTCTGGGCTTCACCAGAGGAGAGGTGTTCAGAGTGGTGGACACAATGCATCGTGGAAAGATAGGCAGCTGGTTGGCTATCCGCATGGGGAATGACCTGCACGAGATGGACAAGGGCACTATCCCAAATCAGATCAA GGCAGAGAAGATGGCTAACATCGAGAAGGCACAGCGGGCGACCGGAGAGAGGCAGGCAACCGGACCGAGAGCCGAATTCTGGAAACTACGGGGGCTCAGAGGGAATAAGAAGAACGAGAAGAACATGCGACGGAGTCGCGAAGACCTGCTGCAGCTCACCATTCAGGGCAAATTCCCAGCTTATGAGAGAGTCCTGCTCAGAGAAG CTAATTTCAAGCGGCCCATTGTTATTCTGGGACCTCTTAATGACATTGCCATGGAGAAGCTGGCACGAGAGATGCCTGATGATTATGAAGTGGCAG AGATGGTTCCTCGCAGTGGAAGTGCAGATGGCGGCTCCACAGTTATTAAATTGGACACTGTGAGGAGAATAGCAGAGAAG GATAAGCACCCTCTGCTGGATATCACTCCCACTGCAGTGGAAAGGCTCAACTACATCCAGTACCACCCGATGGTTTTGTTCTTAGACCCTCACAACCGCAAGGATGTCAAGACCATGAGGCAGAGGTACAGCCCCAAATCCAGCAAGAGCTCCAGACGCCTTTACTCACAGGCCatcaaaatgagaaaacactGCAGCCACCTTTTCTCGG CTCGAGTGGACCTGGATCCCAGTTCCCACTCTTGGTATGAAAGTCTAAAGAATAAGATTCGCCACGAGCAGACCAAACCCGTCTGGGTGTCTGAAGTCACG TTGGAGAGTGGTGGAGAACAAGATTTGGATGCTTTGGACCAGAACCAGACTGACTACCTCAGTGCTGCTAGTGACCTGGAGGACACCGATGGAGAGGGCTTCACAGACGACGCctacactgacaacgaggaacTCGAGGAGGCTTACCCTGGTCAGAATACAGCCAAGGTCCCAGGGGGCTCCAGGGTAGCTGGAGCTGCTTTAGCTCGATCATCCGAGCCAGCGTTTGAACACCACAGCCCCTCTATAGAACCCGAGGAAAGCGATGACGCGTACGGAGTCAGAGAAATCCCGCCAATAATGCACGTACCTGAACCCAGGTCACCTCGTCATGCGAATTACAGCCCGCCGCAGAGCGATGCCGAGGAGGAAGATCCCTCTCATCGCAGTTTTACAGACTCAGATTTCAGCGCTCTTGATGTAGCTTCACACGCCGCTCCGTCTGAAGGACCGCCAGATTTTAGAGCCCCCGACCCCACAAGCCAGTACTCAGTGGACGAGCCTTCATACACAGAGGAGGAGCCGGAGAGCTTCCAACACGCCAGCCTGTCTGCTATCGAAGACAGATTAGAGCAG GCTCGCTCGGGAGAGGAAGAGCCCAGAGATGAGCAAAAGAAAGCCCCACAATTCATCGT GCTCGCACATCACCACCAAGCAGTCCAGTTCAGACGCACACAGATCCAGGGCAGCGACAGCTCTGAGGATGAATTTGACGATGCGGACGATATGGAATGGGGTCCCGCAACTGAGCTTTAG
- the tjp3 gene encoding tight junction protein ZO-3 isoform X3, with the protein MEEITIWEQHTITLNKDSKLGFGFAISGGRDKPQPDGDTSILVSDVLPNGPAMGRLFTKDQIVMVNGEPMDNVHSNYTIQTLKSCGKTANITVKRPRKIQIPATSSTRPTRAASHSNLLDADPPRRQRRHSDGSDNMDSSRYRDDDRYRADDRYRTNDRYTRRSPTPERNGLANAAPLISSGYKRLPLKNVSEKPIRTTLIKKKTTDEYGLKLGSQIFIKHMTETGLAAREGTLQEGDLILKINGMTTENLSLLETKHLVEKSRGKLTMTVLRDDRRFLVSIPEVEDSPQNSDYERRKDSSSELDEISDIDEDVPAHRTRPSAKERRTRRTKAEPPLPKSRDQSPVRSTLSRPPVKAYAPRRAPSESESDHSASPPPPPVRRERDRDSLDQNNKYKSLSGVSTLPNPKSSPVAHNWTAPVSASSTSSRPRRPVSESDSDPEGSPPPRRDGPRLDSRYKVLPDRYAGRVSSPIVVRQDPPRRVNSPVRGPPPDSDSESDGFSEPPQRRSTTYSQDSLSRYRVLPEVSLQPEVEPPKWSTASNPPQKANSDSESEASYAPVPKRESTGSKNSAARNRYRVPTSVPVKQEPPHRAPSPARPPPDDSSESDELSHLRRSGSSERGNSQRSAPRAANGNGTIRSGISVKNNPPIYSKPEEEPLYSLPPDSYPSSIPGYSSDVKTVSFIKESSLGLRLVGGNDVGIFVGGVQPHSPAYEHGMKEGDQIMQVNKVDFGHFTREEAANFLLELRTGERVEISTQHKMDIYKKILKSNLGDNFYIRTHFDHDPDNPIGLGFTRGEVFRVVDTMHRGKIGSWLAIRMGNDLHEMDKGTIPNQIKAEKMANIEKAQRATGERQATGPRAEFWKLRGLRGNKKNEKNMRRSREDLLQLTIQGKFPAYERVLLREANFKRPIVILGPLNDIAMEKLAREMPDDYEVAEMVPRSGSADGGSTVIKLDTVRRIAEKDKHPLLDITPTAVERLNYIQYHPMVLFLDPHNRKDVKTMRQRYSPKSSKSSRRLYSQAIKMRKHCSHLFSARVDLDPSSHSWYESLKNKIRHEQTKPVWVSEVTLESGGEQDLDALDQNQTDYLSAASDLEDTDGEGFTDDAYTDNEELEEAYPGQNTAKVPGGSRVAGAALARSSEPAFEHHSPSIEPEESDDAYGVREIPPIMHVPEPRSPRHANYSPPQSDAEEEDPSHRSFTDSDFSALDVASHAAPSEGPPDFRAPDPTSQYSVDEPSYTEEEPESFQHASLSAIEDRLEQARSGEEEPRDEQKKAPQFIVLAHHHQAVQFRRTQIQGSDSSEDEFDDADDMEWGPATEL; encoded by the exons GATTCCAAACTAGGATTTGGTTTTGCAATATCAGGAGGCAGGGACAAGCCGCAGCCCGATGGGGACACGTCAATTCTGGTGTCAGATGTGCTGCCAAATGGACCAGCCATGGGACGACTGTT CACCAAAGACCAAATTGTCATGGTCAATGGCGAACCTATGGACAACGTCCATTCTAACTACACCATTCAGACCCTGAAGTCTTGCGGCAAGACTGCAAACATA ACAGTGAAACGTCCTCGTAAGATCCAGATCCCAGCAACCTCATCCACCAGACCCACTCGGGCAGCCTCGCACTCAAACTTGCTGGATGCGGACCCTCCGAGACGGCAACGACGCCACTCTGATGGGAGTGACAACATGGACTCCAGCCGCTACCGTGACGATGACCGCTATCGTGCTGATGACCGTTATCGCACCAACGACCGTTACACACGCCGAAGCCCCACGCCCGAACGCAACGGGCTTGCAAACGCGGCGCCGTTGATTTCATCAGGGTACAAGAGGCTGCCGCTCAAAAATGTTTCAGAAAAACCCATCAGAACTActttgattaaaaagaaaaccacagATG AGTATGGACTGAAACTGGGCAGTCAGATCTTTATCAAGCACATGACAGAAACTGGCCTAGCTGCAAGGGAAGGCACCCTGCAGGAGGGCGACCTCATTCTCAAG ATCAATGGCATGACAACAGAGAACCTATCCCTGCTGGAGACCAAGCACCTGGTGGAGAAGAGTAGAGGCAAACTGACCATGACGGTCCTCAGGGATGACCGTAGATTCCTGGTCAGCATCCCAGAGGTGGAGGACAGCCCCCAGAACAGCGATTATGAACGTCGCAAAGACAGCAGCTCAGAGCTGGATG AAATTTCAGACATTGATGAGGACGTTCCAGCCCACAGGACACGTCCAAGCGCCAAGGAGAGGCGGACACGCAG AACAAAAGCTGAACCTCCACTGCCAAAGTCTCGGGATCAATCGCCTGTGCGCTCCACCTTATCCCGGCCACCTGTAAAAGCCTATGCTCCTCGCCGAG CTCCGTCTGAATCTGAGTCCGACCACAGtgcatctcctcctcctcctccagtcaggagagagagggacagGGACAGCCTGGaccaaaacaacaaatacaA ATCTCTGTCAGGAGTCTCCACCCTCCCCAACCCCAAATCCTCTCCTGTTGCTCACAACTGGACTGCACCCGTCTCCGCCTCCTCCACTTCCTCACGCCCTCGCAGGCCGGTGTCGGAGTCCGACTCTGACCCTGAAGGTTCCCCACCCCCACGCAGAGATGGCCCTCGTCTGGACAGTAGATACAA AGTTCTGCCTGATCGTTACGCAGGCCGGGTATCTTCCCCCATCGTTGTTCGCCAAGATCCACCAAGGAGGGTCAACTCACCTGTGAGAGGCCCGCCTCCAG ATTCTGACTCCGAGTCGGATGGCTTCTCTGAGCCTCCTCAGAGGCGTAGCACCACATACAGTCAGGACTCTCTCAGCAGATACAG GGTCCTGCCAGAAGTTTCCCTGCAGCCAGAGGTGGAACCACCAAAATGGAGCACTGCCAGCAATCCACCAcagaaag CGAATTCGGACTCTGAATCAGAGGCCAGTTATGCGCCAGTCCCCAAGAGGGAATCCACCGGCAGTAAAAACTCAGCAGCCAGAAATAGATACAG AGTGCCTACTTCAGtgcctgtaaagcaggagcctCCTCATCGAGCCCCATCGCCCGCTAGACCGCCTCCAGATG attCCTCTGAGTCAGATGAGCTTTCACATCTTAGGAGGTCTGGCAGCTCTGAGCGGGGGAACAGTCAGCGCAG TGCTCCTCGTGCTGCAAATGGAAACGGCACCATCAGGTCTGGGATTTCAGTCAAGAACAACCCGCCCATCTACT CCAAACCTGAAGAAGAGCCCCTCTATTCCCTGCCTCCAGATTCATACCCATCATCTATTCCAGG GTACAGCTCAGATGTGAAGACAGTGTCATTTATAAAGGAGAGCagtttgggtcttagactcGTGGGAGGCAACGACGTTGGGATCTTTGTAGGTGGAGTCCAGCCACACAGCCCTGCGTATGAACACGGGATGAAGGAGGGAGACCAGATCATGCAG gttAATAAAGTTGATTTTGGCCATTTCACACGAGAAGAAGCTGCCAACTTCCTCCTTGAGCTCAGGACAGGAGAACGGGTGGAAATCTCCACGCAGCATAAGATGGACA TTTACAAAAAGATCCTCAAGTCCAACCTGGGAGACAACTTCTACATCCGCACACATTTTGACCATGACCCCGATAACCCCATTGGTCTGGGCTTCACCAGAGGAGAGGTGTTCAGAGTGGTGGACACAATGCATCGTGGAAAGATAGGCAGCTGGTTGGCTATCCGCATGGGGAATGACCTGCACGAGATGGACAAGGGCACTATCCCAAATCAGATCAA GGCAGAGAAGATGGCTAACATCGAGAAGGCACAGCGGGCGACCGGAGAGAGGCAGGCAACCGGACCGAGAGCCGAATTCTGGAAACTACGGGGGCTCAGAGGGAATAAGAAGAACGAGAAGAACATGCGACGGAGTCGCGAAGACCTGCTGCAGCTCACCATTCAGGGCAAATTCCCAGCTTATGAGAGAGTCCTGCTCAGAGAAG CTAATTTCAAGCGGCCCATTGTTATTCTGGGACCTCTTAATGACATTGCCATGGAGAAGCTGGCACGAGAGATGCCTGATGATTATGAAGTGGCAG AGATGGTTCCTCGCAGTGGAAGTGCAGATGGCGGCTCCACAGTTATTAAATTGGACACTGTGAGGAGAATAGCAGAGAAG GATAAGCACCCTCTGCTGGATATCACTCCCACTGCAGTGGAAAGGCTCAACTACATCCAGTACCACCCGATGGTTTTGTTCTTAGACCCTCACAACCGCAAGGATGTCAAGACCATGAGGCAGAGGTACAGCCCCAAATCCAGCAAGAGCTCCAGACGCCTTTACTCACAGGCCatcaaaatgagaaaacactGCAGCCACCTTTTCTCGG CTCGAGTGGACCTGGATCCCAGTTCCCACTCTTGGTATGAAAGTCTAAAGAATAAGATTCGCCACGAGCAGACCAAACCCGTCTGGGTGTCTGAAGTCACG TTGGAGAGTGGTGGAGAACAAGATTTGGATGCTTTGGACCAGAACCAGACTGACTACCTCAGTGCTGCTAGTGACCTGGAGGACACCGATGGAGAGGGCTTCACAGACGACGCctacactgacaacgaggaacTCGAGGAGGCTTACCCTGGTCAGAATACAGCCAAGGTCCCAGGGGGCTCCAGGGTAGCTGGAGCTGCTTTAGCTCGATCATCCGAGCCAGCGTTTGAACACCACAGCCCCTCTATAGAACCCGAGGAAAGCGATGACGCGTACGGAGTCAGAGAAATCCCGCCAATAATGCACGTACCTGAACCCAGGTCACCTCGTCATGCGAATTACAGCCCGCCGCAGAGCGATGCCGAGGAGGAAGATCCCTCTCATCGCAGTTTTACAGACTCAGATTTCAGCGCTCTTGATGTAGCTTCACACGCCGCTCCGTCTGAAGGACCGCCAGATTTTAGAGCCCCCGACCCCACAAGCCAGTACTCAGTGGACGAGCCTTCATACACAGAGGAGGAGCCGGAGAGCTTCCAACACGCCAGCCTGTCTGCTATCGAAGACAGATTAGAGCAG GCTCGCTCGGGAGAGGAAGAGCCCAGAGATGAGCAAAAGAAAGCCCCACAATTCATCGT GCTCGCACATCACCACCAAGCAGTCCAGTTCAGACGCACACAGATCCAGGGCAGCGACAGCTCTGAGGATGAATTTGACGATGCGGACGATATGGAATGGGGTCCCGCAACTGAGCTTTAG